The genomic stretch AGGAATGGTGCCAGAGCCTGCCGGTAGAGCGCAACCCAGACGATCATCCTGGGTTTCTTCAGTCCCTGAAGAAGCGAGTTGCACATGTTGATAAGGATGTAACTGAAAAAGGTGAGAACCTGAATATAGAGGTAGGTGCGGCCAATCTGGAGCACCCTCTCATTTTCTGTAAAGAGCCTCAGCAGAAATGGTGCCAGGGCAATCACCGGTGTGAGAACCGCCACAGTGACAACCAGGGCGCACCGCAGGGACCAGGAAAAGGATTCCTGCACACGATCGAGGCGTCCCGCTCCGTTGTTCTGGGCTACCACCGTGGCCAGAGCGACATTAATCCCCAAAAGGGGCAAGAGGGCAATCTGTTCGATCCGCAGGGCCGCTCCGTACGCCGCCAGAGGATCTCTTCCAAAACGGGAGATGAAAAAATTGATAACAAAAGACCCCAGCGTCATCACCAGAAAGTTTAGTGTCGCCGGCAAGGCCTGTCTGACAAGATCTCCCAGGATATCTCTGCGAGGAAAAAAGTCGCTTTGCCTGGCCCCCTCGAAGGCTCCTGCCTTCCGGGCTTCGCGAAGCACATAACATCCGCCGACACCAAAGAGAATCACCGTGGCCAGAGCTGTTCCCGCTTCCTCAAGGCGGGGAATCACCCTGATTCCCCGAAACTCCAGACCAAACATAAGCACCGGATCAAGAAGCAGATTGGCGAGGCTCATGACGATCAGGAGGTTTCTCCAGGAACGAGTATTACCCCGGGCTTGCAGACCAGCATTTATTGTATTGGCCAGAATGATGAGAACGGAACCTCCCACAATGACCCTCATATATCGAAGTCCACCCTCGAGAACCCGGCCTTGGGCACCAAAGAAGCGGAAGATCAGCGGCAGGGCAAAAAAAAGCGGAACAGCCACCAGGGCGGTACTCACCAGGGCCAGGATAATCGCCTGAGACTGGTATAAAACGGCCCGGGAGCGATTTCCCTCACCCAGGGAGTTGGCAATCAGGGCTGCGCCACCGCTTTGGATACCAATGGCAATGCTCAAGATGATGAAATATATCGGAAACGAGAGGGAGAGCGCTGCCAGAGAATCTGTGGACAACCGTCCTGCGTAGAAGGTGTCCACGACGTTAAAGAGAGTATTGAAGAAATACCCCAGGCTTGCCGGGACCGCGATGCGCCGGATCAAAGCCGGAATGGGGTCACGAGTGATGTCCAAGAACTCCTCCTCGGGGTAATCTAGCGATTTTTTTCAGTGCAAGCTACACATTCCGGGGATACCGAGCTGTACCTTTCCCCGACAGCGATAGTATCTTCTATTCATGAGAGTTTTTGTATTCTTTTCTGCGGCAATTATCGTTCTTTTTGGACAGGTCGATCTTCCCGGACAAACCCCTCGCAGGGAGATGCGCGGCGCGAGTCAGGAACATGGCTTCTATCTGGAGAGAGTCGTCACAGGTCTGGAACATCCCTGGGCCATTGCTTTCCTTCCTGATGGCACTGCCATTGTGACAGAACGAGCAGGGAGAGCTCACTTACTCGATGAAACCGGGCTTCGCCAGCTCTCGGGACTCCCCCCAGTGCAGGCGGGCGGCCAGGGAGGTCTTCTGGACGTGAAGCCCCACCCGAACTTTCACGAAAACAGTCTCCTCTACTTCTCCTACGTTACCACCGGTCCGGGAGGATCCGGAACCGCGATAGGCCGGGGACGGCTTGAGGGCCTGTCGATTCGGGAGTGGGAGGAGATCTTCCGAATGAACCGCTTCTCCCGGGGGACACGGCACTTCGGTTCGCGCCTCTCTTTTCTGCCCGATGGAACGCTTTTGGCAACTCTGGGAGACAGAGGCGAGAGCAATCGGGCCCAGGATAGAAAGGACCACGCCGGCAGCACCATCCGGATTCGGGATGATGGCTCGATACCTGATGATAACCCCTGGCCGAACACTCCGGGAGTTCAACCAGAGCTTTTCACCTGGGGGAACCGGAACTCCCAGGGGATGACCGTAGACAGAGAAACAGGGAGAATCTGGCAGACCGAACACGGCCCACGCGGGGGTGATGAGCTGAATCTGATCCAGCCTGGACGGAACTACGGCTGGCCCGTGATCAGCCATGGCGTGGACTACCGCACGGGGCAGCCCCCCCAAGAGGGAACCCATCACCCGGGAATGGAGCAGCCCGTACTTCACTGGACTCCTGCCCTGGCACCATCGGGACTGGTTCTTTACACCGGAGAGGCCTTTCCCGGCTGGCAGGGGAATTTGTTTGCCGGCGGTTTGGCAGGACAACAGATTCGCCGCATCGTTCTTGAAGGAGAGACGGTTATTCATGAGGAAGTTCTCCTGGACACTCACGTGGGCAGGATCCGCGACGTTGCCCAGGCACCTCAGGGCTTTCTATATCTGGTAACCGATCAGCGCGGAGGCGCGATATATCGCCTTACTCCAGCCCATGGGTCTTCTGGCCAGGAGAGTTTTTCGGAGGAATAACGGATTTGAGGGGAAGGGAAAAGCAGAAGGAGCTTCCTCCCCCGGGGCGAGGCTCGTACCAGATTGTTCCCAGATGGCCCAGGACAATTTTCTGGGCAATCGAGAGGCCCAAGCCTGTGCTGGTCTCGTTCTCTGGAAGTTTTACCGAAATCTTGGCAAAAGCCTTGAACAACTTGTGCTGGTCCTCCTCGGGAACCCCCGGACCACGATCACTCACGGTAAAAACTACCTGCTCCGCGCCGCGAAGCACGGCGATGTCCACGGACTCACCGGAGGGAGAAAACTTCACCGCATTTGATATGAGATTGTTCAAAACCTGTTCAATTTTGAGGGCATCAAACGCCAGGGGCGGCACCTCGTCACAGGCAACAAGGTGAAGGGTAATCTGCTTTCGATCAGCCAGGATTTGATTTACCCTGATGATCTTCCGCAGGAATGGCTGTATTTCAAGGAGTTCGATGTCAAGATTAAGTTTCCCCATCTCTATGCGAGCCAAGGTGAGAAGATCGTCCAGAAGGCGCAACATGAAATTACTTGATGCCTTGATCATGTCCAGCAACTCGGACTGATCATCACTCAGAGCCTCGCCGGAGTTATCCAGCAGAAAAGAACTCAAACTGAAGATAGCACTGATGGGGTTGCGGAGATCGTGAGCGGCCATTCCCACAAACTGGTTTTTCAGGTCATTCAGTTTTTTCAGCTCGGCATTCTTTTTATAGAGTTC from Alkalispirochaeta americana encodes the following:
- a CDS encoding PQQ-dependent sugar dehydrogenase — translated: MRVFVFFSAAIIVLFGQVDLPGQTPRREMRGASQEHGFYLERVVTGLEHPWAIAFLPDGTAIVTERAGRAHLLDETGLRQLSGLPPVQAGGQGGLLDVKPHPNFHENSLLYFSYVTTGPGGSGTAIGRGRLEGLSIREWEEIFRMNRFSRGTRHFGSRLSFLPDGTLLATLGDRGESNRAQDRKDHAGSTIRIRDDGSIPDDNPWPNTPGVQPELFTWGNRNSQGMTVDRETGRIWQTEHGPRGGDELNLIQPGRNYGWPVISHGVDYRTGQPPQEGTHHPGMEQPVLHWTPALAPSGLVLYTGEAFPGWQGNLFAGGLAGQQIRRIVLEGETVIHEEVLLDTHVGRIRDVAQAPQGFLYLVTDQRGGAIYRLTPAHGSSGQESFSEE
- a CDS encoding sensor histidine kinase, producing MRPSSARQELSMRLADSGVREELFRFCLEEASFYVLLLDSQGTVLDANRYAAQLFGEDPRGRPFSEMTPGFSHGDDRTALEELARAPQMITVSCGEHLPQTLQVRLVPLGDKGWLFLGELPVEELVGLQQTLTSLNAEASNLNRELYKKNAELKKLNDLKNQFVGMAAHDLRNPISAIFSLSSFLLDNSGEALSDDQSELLDMIKASSNFMLRLLDDLLTLARIEMGKLNLDIELLEIQPFLRKIIRVNQILADRKQITLHLVACDEVPPLAFDALKIEQVLNNLISNAVKFSPSGESVDIAVLRGAEQVVFTVSDRGPGVPEEDQHKLFKAFAKISVKLPENETSTGLGLSIAQKIVLGHLGTIWYEPRPGGGSSFCFSLPLKSVIPPKNSPGQKTHGLE
- a CDS encoding MATE family efflux transporter, producing MDITRDPIPALIRRIAVPASLGYFFNTLFNVVDTFYAGRLSTDSLAALSLSFPIYFIILSIAIGIQSGGAALIANSLGEGNRSRAVLYQSQAIILALVSTALVAVPLFFALPLIFRFFGAQGRVLEGGLRYMRVIVGGSVLIILANTINAGLQARGNTRSWRNLLIVMSLANLLLDPVLMFGLEFRGIRVIPRLEEAGTALATVILFGVGGCYVLREARKAGAFEGARQSDFFPRRDILGDLVRQALPATLNFLVMTLGSFVINFFISRFGRDPLAAYGAALRIEQIALLPLLGINVALATVVAQNNGAGRLDRVQESFSWSLRCALVVTVAVLTPVIALAPFLLRLFTENERVLQIGRTYLYIQVLTFFSYILINMCNSLLQGLKKPRMIVWVALYRQALAPFLVFPFLAFSLGMEERGVFWGLVLVNWSAACFSLVWARSILKGRLQLQKFPEGASDRVNCSASSALAKERIPGGQ